The following are from one region of the Bactrocera oleae isolate idBacOlea1 chromosome 6, idBacOlea1, whole genome shotgun sequence genome:
- the Wbp2 gene encoding WW domain-binding protein 2 isoform X1, with amino-acid sequence MSVNTAHASNGVLIHAGEYILLHSDGVTMDFSGQDNPVFKGSKQGRIYLTSHRLIFNNKKPADELQSFSAPFIALSDVELEQPVFGANYIKAKVRAQPNGNFIGEVKFKLHFKSGGAIEYGQALLRAASTAQSNYHRGGAPNDDPPPYTPAGAWHEAPPPAYQPPPGYYGWLPTHEAFSGPANGTVFVSDNPPPYPGIGGPPAYTPQPYAQPGYNPQQPNAGYNPQQPQPGYNPQQPQGAWNPQPQYGNNDAAAWNGFSAPPSEQPQQQPQPGNQPPPYAAGGYSQPGGYPPSAPGGYNPSYNPGYNPGYQPGGYPQPGGYPPPSGAPGGAAAGAMGFGMPPANSKEAEAMASAQNSTYNQYSNNAAPSDLPPAYDALPPNYNSANKKNQ; translated from the exons atgtcTGTAAATACAGCACATGCCAGTAATGGAGTCTTGATTCACGCCGGAGAGTA tatattacTGCATAGTGATGGCGTTACTATGGATTTCTCCGGTCAGGACAATCCTGTCTTTAAGGGCTCAAAGCAAGGACGAATATATCTGACTTCACATCGGCTGAtattcaacaataaaaaaccGGCGGATGAACTGCAATCTTTTAGTGCACCTTTTATAGCACTTTCagat GTCGAATTGGAGCAGCCAGTCTTTGGCGCCAACTATATTAAGGCCAAGGTTCGTGCGCAACCAAACGGAAATTTTATTGGCGAGGTTAAGTTCAAGCTGCATTTTAAGTCTGGTGGAGCGATTGAGTACGGTCAGGCTTTGTTACGTGCTGCTAGCACAGCTCAAAGTAATTACCATCGTGGTGGCGCTCCCAACGACGATCCACCACCATACACACCAGCAGGTGCTTGGCATGAGGCACCACCACCGGCCTATCAGCCACCACCAGGCTACTACGGGTGGCTGCCCACTCACGAGGCGTTCAGTGGCCCAGCCAACGGCACGGTGTTCGTAAGCGATAATCCACCACCATATCCAGGCATTGGTGGAC CACCAGCTTATACACCACAACCATATGCGCAACCTGGCTATAATCCACAACAGCCAAATGCTGGCTATAACCCACAACAGCCACAACCTGGTTACAATCCACAACAACCGCAAGGTGCTTGGAATCCACAGCCTCAATATGGAAACAATGATGCAGCAGCTTGGAATGGCTTCTCCGCACCACCTTCCGAGCAgccgcaacaacaaccacaacctGGAAATCAGCCACCACCATACGCGGCTGGTGGATACAGTCAGCCAGGCGGTTATCCTCCGAGTGCTCCCGGCGGCTACAATCCATCATATAACCCTGGTTACAATCCTGGCTATCAACCAGGTGGCTATCCTCAACCAGGGGGTTACCCACCACCAAGCGGTGCACCAGGTGGAGCTGCGGCCGGTGCAATGGGCTTTGGCATGCCGCCAGCAA ATTCTAAGGAAGCCGAGGCAATGGCTAGCGCCCAAAATTCAACCTACAATCAATATTCCAATAATGCTGCACCGAGCGACTTGCCACCAGCATATGAT gCTCTACCACCTAACTATAACAGCGCCAATAAGAAGAATCAGTAA
- the Wbp2 gene encoding WW domain-binding protein 2 isoform X2 encodes MSVNTAHASNGVLIHAGEYILLHSDGVTMDFSGQDNPVFKGSKQGRIYLTSHRLIFNNKKPADELQSFSAPFIALSDVELEQPVFGANYIKAKVRAQPNGNFIGEVKFKLHFKSGGAIEYGQALLRAASTAQSNYHRGGAPNDDPPPYTPAGAWHEAPPPAYQPPPGYYGWLPTHEAFSGPANGTVFVSDNPPPYPGIGGHSKEAEAMASAQNSTYNQYSNNAAPSDLPPAYDALPPNYNSANKKNQ; translated from the exons atgtcTGTAAATACAGCACATGCCAGTAATGGAGTCTTGATTCACGCCGGAGAGTA tatattacTGCATAGTGATGGCGTTACTATGGATTTCTCCGGTCAGGACAATCCTGTCTTTAAGGGCTCAAAGCAAGGACGAATATATCTGACTTCACATCGGCTGAtattcaacaataaaaaaccGGCGGATGAACTGCAATCTTTTAGTGCACCTTTTATAGCACTTTCagat GTCGAATTGGAGCAGCCAGTCTTTGGCGCCAACTATATTAAGGCCAAGGTTCGTGCGCAACCAAACGGAAATTTTATTGGCGAGGTTAAGTTCAAGCTGCATTTTAAGTCTGGTGGAGCGATTGAGTACGGTCAGGCTTTGTTACGTGCTGCTAGCACAGCTCAAAGTAATTACCATCGTGGTGGCGCTCCCAACGACGATCCACCACCATACACACCAGCAGGTGCTTGGCATGAGGCACCACCACCGGCCTATCAGCCACCACCAGGCTACTACGGGTGGCTGCCCACTCACGAGGCGTTCAGTGGCCCAGCCAACGGCACGGTGTTCGTAAGCGATAATCCACCACCATATCCAGGCATTGGTGGAC ATTCTAAGGAAGCCGAGGCAATGGCTAGCGCCCAAAATTCAACCTACAATCAATATTCCAATAATGCTGCACCGAGCGACTTGCCACCAGCATATGAT gCTCTACCACCTAACTATAACAGCGCCAATAAGAAGAATCAGTAA
- the swa gene encoding protein swallow, which translates to MSIQDESFPHDELFEVDLSPTPLNRFQFPHRLRERQQQKLYSGEVPKSPLTMMHNLNISSSSADQTISSAESATEQPGNAAMQNNNRMIKSDQTGLANTGERRVQLLGGDRKSQSYQEIHSEYTKRRYKHVESKVGQYIANIRNEDERRRKLARFQRHRSMPVELVHDPQALKRLQLQRGVTNIADNLSQALVRVIDGVENEDDETEQEASADLSVSNLTALTSATMSTQSGSGGAADDDEDDDDSENNHRRQTDESGESRLCDTHKVGVVNKATYALLLDERDRLQSYNDYQQLKLDEKQSEITRLRQNVDFLRVRLSTAEDQLKRNVSGRYTMNGMTSGSFGYSQPSTSGMSYWGTGRQSLQGLLYCAAKTTKATQTEFEYHSPPPPPPPSPSPLHVGLPHNELQSFVTPDTPDANNNHCVEGTLEGCERNVKSVAAIQPMSLNFSNYTVAESAELRSATDNVTLRKRSNSIKFRQTAVERVATHHSDKSQHNSRTSQPSSSDSAIDVEVIELYSSPKPARRKRYMVELSEDVTFAPNVRSLHYDRDQRTPSPSGLYITHCPNSTPMDISTVVDNTQGARRSTLKKCGGASDRSISRRWLRLFASCIRCRNPRQTDREQFALQQTYTQIPLLETTFDKSAIPLASN; encoded by the exons ATGAGCATTCAGGATGAAAGTTTTCCCCACGACGAACTCTTCGAGGTGGACCTCTCACCGACCCCACTTAATAGATTTCAGTTTCCACACCGCTTGCGtgaacgacaacaacaaaaactgtacAGCGGTGAAGTCCCCAAAAGTCCACTTACTATGATGCACAATCTCAACATATCCAGCTCATCCGCCGACCAAACAATCTCCTCTGCAGAATCTGCTACAGAGCAACCAGGTAACGCTGCGATGCAAAATAATAATCGCATGATCAAGAGCGATCAAACGGGCCTCGCTAACACGGGTGAAAGGCGCGTTCAACTGCTTGGAGGCGATCGTAAATCGCAATCATACCAGGAAATCCATTCGGAATACACGAAGCGGCGCTACAAGCATGTCGAGAGTAAAGTCGGACAATATATCGCAAATATACGTAACGAGGATGAACGGCGCCGTAAATTGGCGCGCTTCCAAAGACACCGCTCCATGCCCGTGGAACTGGTACACGATCCGCAGGCATTGAAGAGGCTACAGCTGCAGCGTGGCGTAACAAATATAGCGGACAATTTGAGCCAAGCGCTGGTGCGCGTCATTGATGGTGTTGAAAACGAAGACGACGAAACTGAGCAGGAAGCGAGCGCAGACTTGTCCGTTAGCAATTTAACGGCGCTTACATCGGCGACTATGTCCACCCAGAGCGGCAGTGGCGGCGCTGCTGACGATGATGAAGACGACGATGACTCAGAGAATAACCATAGACGTCAGACGGACGAGAGTGGGGAGAGCCGTTTATGCGACACTCATAAAGTTGGTGTAGTTAATAAAGCTACTTATGCGCTATTGCTGGACGAACGCGATCGTTTGCAATCGTACAATGACTACCAGCAGTTGAAGCTGGATGAGAAGCAGAGCGAAATTACGCGTCTGAGACAAAATGTGGATTTCTTGCGTGTACGGCTGAGTACCGCCGAGGATCAGCTGAAGCGAAATGTTAGTGGTCGTTATACAATGAACGGCATGACAAGTGGTTCGTTTGGTTACAGTCAGCCGAGTACTAGTGGTATGTCTTATTGGGGCACAGGACGACAATCATTGCAGGGTTTGCTTTACTGTGCCGCAAAAACTACGAAGGCGACACAGACAGAATTCGAGTACCACTCTCCACCACCTCCACCGCCCCCATCACCATCACCGCTACATGTCGGCCTACCACATAATGAATTGCAATCATTTGTGACACCTGACACGCCGGATGCCAATAATAACCACTGTGTGGAGGGTACATTAGAGGGGTGTGAACGAAACGTAAAAAGCGTGGCGGCCATACAACCGATGTCATTGAATTTCAGTAACTACACGGTTGCGGAGAGCGCAGAACTGCGTTCGGCCACAGATAATG TCACATTGCGCAAACGCAGCAACTCTATTAAGTTTCGGCAAACGGCAGTTGAAAGGGTTGCGACACACCACAGCGATAAGTCACAACACAATTCGCGCACAAGCCAGCCGAGCAGCTCCGATTCGGCTATTGATGTCGAAGTGATTGAGCTGTATTCGTCACCGAAACCAGCACGTCGTAAGCGCTACATGGTCGAACTCAGTGAAGACGTGACGTTTGCGCCGAATGTTCGTAGTTTACATTATGATCGTGATCAGCGAACTCCTTCACCGTCGGGCTTGTATATCACACATTGTCCCAATAGTACCCCAATGGATATTTCAACAGTTGTAGACAATACGCAAGGTGCGCGCAGGTCGACGCTTAAGAAGTGTGGTGGCGCGAGTGACAGGTCTATATCACGACGCTGGTTACGTTTGTTTGCCAGTTGCATACGTTGCAGGAATCCTCGGCAGACCGACCGTGAGCAGTTCGCTCTTCAACAGACTTATACACAAATTCCGTTGCTGGAAACTACTTTCGATAAAAGCGCCATACCGTTGGCTTCGAATTAA
- the Ent3 gene encoding equilibrative nucleoside transporter 4: MESAQATTYEPLEGRGAGIRHEPMDSPEADVRSPKDHKHSVYVALLAAGIGFVLPYNSFIIAADYWQARFPGRSVALDMSMTYIIVAFATVLLNNVFLSLAPFRVRILFGYVVSFTTLIFVAVCEVAFHMFAANTAYSVNLAAVSLVAIGCTVQQSSFYGFASMLPKQYTQAVMAGESIAGFLVSSNRVVTKMLIQNDRLSTVIFFLTSTLYVLLSYAMHLFTINSPFVRYHMKACAKIVLRPDEDRLQNDLDGDTPIAKYGVLTLEPTSPPANATNSTTGALSFSNPVYELSNPTAGESVIEGLNSLPDMPSTPQEPTTPTTVAFKVEHVLTPGTCTPGKLSDLKNGFVSRWTVAQAIYPYMVCIALAYCVTLSLYPGIESEIISCSLGTWLPVLLMFTFNTADVIGKLLAALPYPWSRRQLILMSGLRIVLVPLLLLCCAPRHQPVISGETAAFIFTIGLGVSNGLAGSLPMMLAPAKVPGTLKEVTGNMMTLSYNVGLTTGSLIGYVFESMLGAQLTNPCPTYPYAPASMLDPTGAHAQLISTTSTTSTAAPILNTTAVAAALFTTTVSTLLPTTEASTTALATTTAAAAVSTTSTSVAPLLPTLITPTTALVTSTAAAILSSVAGTIDNVFSAVVSTVSTAALGDLTGETSISTTDPQTPIELMQQI, encoded by the exons ATGGAATCCGCTCAGGCAACAACTTATGAACCGTTAGAAGGTCGCGGCGCCGGCATACGCCACGAGCCGATGGACAGTCCAGAGGCGGACGTACGTTCACCCAAAGATCACAAACATTCAGTGTATGTAGCATTGTTGGCCGCTGGTATAGGCTTTGTGCTGCCCTATAACAG TTTCATCATCGCCGCCGATTACTGGCAGGCACGCTTCCCCGGTCGTTCCGTGGCATTGGACATGTCCATGACGTATATAATTGTCGCCTTTGCTACTGTTCTACTCAATAACGTTTTTCTATCGCTGGCGCCATTTCGTGTGCGTATTCTTTTCGGTTACGTTGTGTCCTTCACCACACTCATCTTTGTGGCCGTCTGCGAGGTGGCATTTCATATGTTCGCCGCCAATACGGCGTACTCAGTGAACTTGGCTGCTGTGTCATTGGTGGCTATCGGCTGTACAG TCCAACAATCTAGCTTCTACGGGTTTGCCAGTATGTTGCCGAAACAGTATACCCAAGCGGTAATGGCTGGAGAGAGTATTGCCGGGTTTTTGGTATCTTCCAATCGTGTGGTCACAAAGATGTTAATACAAAATGATCGGCTATCAACGGTGATCTTCTTTCTCACTTCGACACTGTATGTGCTACTCAGTTATGCAATGCATTTATTCACTATTAATTCACCGTTCGTACGGTATCACATGAAGGCGTGTGCAAAGATTGTGCTTCGACCTGATGAAGATCGATTG CAAAATGACCTCGACGGTGACACGCCCATCGCCAAGTACGGTGTATTAACGCTGGAGCCCACTTCACCGCCAGCAAATGCGACAAATAGCACGACAGGTGCGCTGAGTTTCAGCAATCCCGTGTATGAGCTTTCCAATCCAACAGCTGGTGAAAGTGTAATCGAGGGACTCAATAGTTTACCCGACATGCCAAGCACACCGCAAGAGCCGACCACGCCGACCACAGTGGCTTTCAAGGTGGAGCATGTACTTACGCCAGGTACTTGTACACCTGGCAAGCTGAGCGATCTGAAGAATGGCTTTGTGTCACGTTGGACCGTCGCACAAGCGATCTATCCGTATATGGTGTGCATCGCGCTGGCCTACTGCGTCACACTCTCGCTATATCCTGGCATCGAATCGGAGATTATTTCATGCAGTCTCGGCACATGGCTGCCAGTGTTGCTTATGTTTACTTTCAACACGGCGGATGTGATTGGCAAACTACTCGCTGCCCTGCCATATCCATGGTCAAGGCGTCAGTTAATATTAATGTCTGGTTTACGCATCGTATTGGTgccgctattgttgttgtgttgtgcgCCGCGTCATCAACCTGTCATTTCTGGTGAGACAGCGGcctttatttttacaattggtTTGGGCGTTAGTAACGGTCTCGCTGGCAGTCTTCCAATGATGCTAGCGCCAGCCAAGGTACCCGGCACACTGAAAGAGGTGACCGGCAACATGATGACACTATCGTATAATGTCGGTTTAACGACTGGTTCACTTATTGGTTATGTTTTTGAATCCATGCTGGGTGCACAGCTCACCAATCCATGTCCGACTTACCCGTATGCGCCGGCCTCAATGTTAGATCCAACGGGTGCACATGCGCAGCTTATTAGCACTACTAGCACGACCAGCACCGCTGCGCCCATATTAAATACAACAGCCGTTGCGGCGGCGTTGTTCACCACAACAGTTTCCACATTATTACCGACCACCGAAGCGAGCACAACGGCTTTGGCGACCACAACAGCAGCGGCAGCTGTCTCCACAACCAGCACAAGTGTTGCGCCGCTGTTGCCCACATTAATAACGCCTACTACCGCGTTGGTGACCTCTACTGCGGCGGCGATCTTAAGTTCGGTAGCGGGCACCATCGACAATGTATTCTCTGCTGTCGTGAGCACTGTCTCAACGGCGGCTCTGGGCGACTTGACTGGCGAGACGAGCATAAGCACCACGGATCCACAAACGCCAATAGAGCTGATGCAACAGATTTAA